In Sulfuritortus calidifontis, the sequence AGCGCAGGAAGCCCATGATCCGGTCGTTGATGCCGTGTTCCAGCGCCCAGGAGATCCAGTCGTCGAGGTTGGGTTCGACCTCGTAATGGGTGAAGCGGTTGGCCAAGGGCGCGGGCATGGCGTAGGTGACGCCGCGGTCGCCCTGGCGGTTGCCGGCGGCAAAGATGGCCCAGCCCTCGGGGATCGCGTACTCGCCCAGCCTGCGATCCAGGATAAGCTGGTAGGCGGCGGCGGAAACCGTGGGCGGCGCGGCGTTGATCTCGTCGAGGAAGAGGATGCCCTTCTCGCCGTGGCGCACCGCGTCGGGCAGCATGTCGGGCACCGACCACTTCACGGTGTCGCCGCTTTTGAACGGGATGCCGCGCAGGTCGGTCGGTTCCATCTGCGACAGGCGGATGTCGATCAGGGGTACGTTATGGCGCTGGGCGATGCCCGCGATGATCTGCGATTTGCCGACGCCGGGCGGGCCCCAGAGCATGACGGGGGTGTGGATGCCTTCGATGCAGCTTTCGAATTCGCGGTCGAGAATGGTTTCGATGTGTGATGGACGCATGGTTCAGTTCGCAAAAAAATCCGGTTCCCCGTCCGCCGCGGCGGCCTCCAGCCTGGCGGCGACCAAGGTGGCCTTGAGCCGGTCGGCGTCGAGCACCTTGGGCAGCAGGCGGTGCACCTTGAGCAGCCAGCGCGGCCGGGCCATCGCCGCGACCTCCAGGCGCTCGCGCGCGGCATCGGACAGCCTCGGCAGCAACAGCAGCAGCGGGGCGAGCCACAGATGATAATCGTTAATAACCGAGCGTTCCAGTCGGCTATTCAGGGCTTCCGCCACGAGCAGTTCGGGGAAGGCCTCGGCCGGCAGCCGGCGGCCCTGCCAGCCCGGTTCCAGGCGCAAGCCTTCGAGACCCTCGCCCGTTCCGGCGGCGTCACGCAGAAACCACTGGGCCATTGGGTGCGGCCGCGCCCGGTGATTGACCATGCGGGCAAGGGTGTCGCGATGCGCAGCGCCGGCCTTGGCATCGCCAGCCTCGTGGGCGGCCAAGGCCTCGGAACGGAAGCCGGTGTAGGACAACACGAAGGGATGCCACTCCGGCTCGATCGAGCCCGGCGCATGCAGGCTGGCGCGCTCGGCGCCGAGCAGGGCCAGGGGCAGGCCGGTCTCCTTGTCGAGCAGCCAGAGCTCTGCGTGGTCGGCCAGGGGAAACGGCAGGCCCGGCCGGGCTTCCAGCGCGGCGAGGATGTCGCCCTGACCCTTCGCCTGGCCGAGCTTGAGCCCCTCGCCTTCGATCCAGACCCCGGTCGGCCGCACCCAGCCGTAGCCGTCGTCGGCGCGCAGATGCCAGGTGAGACCGTCGTAGCTGTGGGCGATGGCCTCGCCGGCGTCGATCACCTGGATGACGCCGCGATAGGGGTTGAGCCGGCGCAGGGCGTAATAGCGGGGATACACGTGCGTGCCGGCTCAGTGCCCCTTGAGCAGATTGGCCAGCAGC encodes:
- a CDS encoding AAA family ATPase, whose protein sequence is MRPSHIETILDREFESCIEGIHTPVMLWGPPGVGKSQIIAGIAQRHNVPLIDIRLSQMEPTDLRGIPFKSGDTVKWSVPDMLPDAVRHGEKGILFLDEINAAPPTVSAAAYQLILDRRLGEYAIPEGWAIFAAGNRQGDRGVTYAMPAPLANRFTHYEVEPNLDDWISWALEHGINDRIMGFLRFRPDLLFDYDPAHNPVAFPSPRSWEYVHRALAKFMNRPDLITDALQACVGNAVGVELKAFIDNMENLPDIDAILEGQETGVPKGIDLQYGVAAALVRRAREAANQPKALANILKYAKQFPQREMGVMLVTDLHRAVGKPLFAVPEFVEWANSVAELMLYDFKPTT